A region of the Culex quinquefasciatus strain JHB chromosome 1, VPISU_Cqui_1.0_pri_paternal, whole genome shotgun sequence genome:
GGCGGTGGGGTTGCCTCCCGTTAGGTTGTTCCACCGGACAAGTGCACTTTGAAGCGGAATCCCGCCGGAAACGGCGTTTGTTTACAACCCTGTCTACTTCGATGCCTGTGCCACCTTTGTTTATTTCGTGAACAGTCTCTTTCAAACTGGAAGCAGCATTCTGATCTTAACCTGGTTCtctattgcttttttttttttaatttattttagagTTTGACGGCATCTCGCCCGCTGGTCAGCATCTACACGGAGAAGAATGAGGCCGTGAAGGACAAGAACATTGCGTTGCCGTACGTGTTCAAGGCTCCGATCCGGCCCGATGTGGTGAGCGAGGTCTCGCAGCTGATGCGCCGTAACAGGCGCCAGCCGTACGCCGTGAGCGAGGCCGCCGGTCACCAGACCTCGGCCGAATCCTGGGGTACCGGTCGTGCCGTGGCCCGTATTCCCCGTGTCCGTGGTGGTGGTACCCACCGTTCCGGCCAGGGTGCGTTCGGTAACATGTGCCGTGGTGGACGTATGTTTGCTCCGACCAAGACCTGGCGCCGTTGGCACCGCAAGATTAACGTGAACCTGAAGCGTTACGCTCTGGTTTCGGCCATCGCCGCTTCCGGTGTGCCGGCTCTGGTCCAGTCAAGAGGTAAGTTGAATTTCGCAAGATGGAGCAACAAATTAGTAAACAAAACTATTCTTTTTTAGGTCACGTTATCGATGGACTGTCGGAGTTGCCGCTGGTTGTTTCGGACGATGTCCAGAAGTTCCAGAAGACCAAGCAGGCCGTCGCCTTCCTGCGCCGTTCCAAGGTGTGGGCCGATGTCCAGAAGGTGTACAAGTCGCAGCGTCTGCGTGCCGGTCGCGGTAAGATGCGCAACCGTCGTCGCGTACAGCGTCGTGGACCGCTGGTCATCTACGCCAAGGATGAGGGTCTGCGCAAGGCCTTCCGCAACATTCCTGGTGTCGATACCATGAAGGTGACCCGGCTGAATCTGCTGAAGCTGGCTCCCGGTGGCCACGTCGGTCGTCTGTGCGTGTGGACCGAGTCCGCTTTCGCCCAGCTGAACGAGATCTACGGCACCTGGAAGAACAAGTCCACCGTCAAGAAGGACTACAACTTGCCGAACCCGATCATGGCCAACACCGACCTGGCCCGTCTGCTGAAGAGTGATGAAATCCGCAAGGTTCTGAAGCCGGCCAAGAAGACTGTCCACCGTCACGTGCGTCGCCTCAACCCGCTGACCAACACCCTGCAGCTGGTGAAACTGAACCCGTACGCCGAGGTGACCAAGCGTCGTGCCCTGTTGGCGTCCAAGAAACGCAAGTATGAACGCATCGTTGCGTCGTTCAAGGCTCGCAAGATCGAGCTGGGCAAGAAGAACCCCGCGCTCAAGTTCCTGGCTTCGGAGAAGAACCGTGAGAAGCAGGTGGCCCAGAACAAGGAAACCCGCGCCAAGAAGGTCGCCACGATCAAGGCTGAGGGCAAGGCTAAGCGCTTCGCGAAACACAGGGCCCTGGAAAACGCCCGACGTGCTCGCAAGGGAAAGCAGCCGCTGAAGGCCGCCAAGGCTGCTGCCAAGAAGTAAGCCAACTCGGTTAAGGAAGGGGACGAATTAGGCTTGATATCTATCAGTTCTAGTGCTGAACTTTCCAGTTTATGAATAATGTGTAAAAGAATAAAAGCTGAGGATACTGTGGTACACAAAATAATAAGtcttatttttataattgtaCAAACATATTTTGTTTCGTTTTATTTGACTCACGGACTATCAGATGTGAAACTTTATTGATTTAACGCAAAGTAGAGAAATCGTCTTAACTTTTAATGGTCTGATGGTCTGTGCTTAATTGagctgagttgataaattcaaacgAAATGTTATTGAGAAAGTCCCACTGCATTTAAAATACatgttcattaaaaaataagtgcAAAATGATGGTAAACTTTTTCTATGCTCGTTGAATCACATTGAGCAactcaaaatctttaaaaatgattCATATCGATCAAACGTACACTGTGAACGAGGATCTCGATATTCTGATTCAAATTTGCTAATGTCGGTTAACGATTCCTAACATTTATTCCCGTGCCTGCAGAGCCCTGCAGCcagaaaaagttaattttgctgAGTTTTCCCGTACTTTTCATCAGCTCAGCAAATTACCTTCCAAGTTATCTGTTAATCAGTAAAATAGAGAAGAGCGACTTGTATAAAAGTATGTATTATGCTTGGCAAGATAATTAAACATTCTGCGGTTCTAGAGAGCGTCAGTCTGGCTACTGCGCAAAGTGCGGCCTGTTCTAAAATACTTTGTAATTATTTGAGGGTCTCTTTGTGGGATGTTTTGggctagaaaaaaaatcaaatatgttGTTAAGCTTTCTATTTAACTATCCATTTCTCCttgcactttctgtaagttttttggaaactttttcttactatCGTCTATTCAATCGTTATGAACTGACTGGACAGTAgggttaacgtgaagacttccatcattgttgTGTAGCCGttcaaagatacaaattttgcgtcgctttcaatattttgacaaaattccttcaacacgttgtttagaatagtaccacacatgctgattccttttggtaacgattatcctattccttgataagttatggaaatcgtcattaatcataATTTGccttcagctggattaaaatttatttagaattttttctcGTTGATAAATATTGACTTTATAGAAAGTGTtctgtttgaaatcattctttagataagaaatctAGGTAAGCTTCAGGTAAGAATGAGCTTTgcttattttcgattttttccaaacacGTGACTTTTTCAGATATGAACATTGATGTTGATTCAACAAttctatatatatattttaaggTGTGAAATAGAACAGAATCCTTACCctaccaaacatacgagaaCTTACCCCAAACTGTTCATCTGCCCGTTCTTCATGGCCGTCgaaagtaaaacaaaacaagATTGATTCAATGggttttataatatttatttccaaTTTAACATTTTCTAGTCTTAGAtgaatctatttaaaaaaaactacaaaaggAATACAATATTGCAGATACGGATAAAAATTCAAGCCCCGTTCCCAGCGGCCACTAGTAGCTACTGCTCCGTTTGCTTCTCGTTCGCTGGGGTCGCCTTCCGATCGGGAAATTTAAACCGTCTGATAACCACGTTGTTCTTGGTCCGCTTCTCCGAGATCCATCCCCACGATTTGCTCTGCGATTGCGACTGTTGAGGCtctgaaatttaaaagtaaaaatttgatCTTCTCATTTGAATTTCAAACTGGGTAAGAGCGTCCTACCAGCACAGGGAACATTTTCCTTTCCTTCAGCAGCAGCGACGACCGCTTCACTTGCCGGAGGATTTTTCTTCTCGCTGAGTGGTTTGTCGTTTGGTGTAAAAACAAGGTTCCGGTAAACCAGCGGCGTGGATCGCTCGGCGGTCCTAACTTCCTTCTTGACCGACCGGGGAGATTGAACGGGCGTAACCAGTGGAGTGGCCAGCGGGGTAAGGATCTCTTCCTTGATCTTTGCAGTAGGTGCGGATGTGAAGGCTGGTGGTGGTGGAGGGGGTGGTGGCGGAAGTAGAAGGGATGGCGTTTTAAGTTTGGACAACGTGTCCACGGCGGGAATTGTGACGTCGATGTGAAGATCGGCCAGCAAGTCTAGTTCGCTCTGCTTCTGGTCTGTCTTGGCGGTTCCCATCGAGAAGGAAATGTGTGGCTTGGCCTGTCGGATCAGATTATCGTCGATGTGAATTCCGGCCTGCAGTGAATCGAACGACGGAAACGCAATTTCATGTTCCTCCAGCAGCGATTCCCGATTGATGATGGTGTACCGTGACTTGAGTGCTTCGAAACGCCACTTGGCCAAATCCTGCTGCGCCTCGAAGCAGATCTCGTCCACGAGACGCTTGGCCATTTGGGATTGAAACAGCTGAGTTTTGAGAGTGTTTGTTTCGTTTCGGTAGTACGCGACAAAAGGATCCACCCAGCCTGTTCCACCCGTTCGATCAACCAGCAATCGTTCGGTTGAAGCAAGCTGGTCGCGCAACCGTTGTACTTCTTCGGTCAGTTGGCTAATTTGCCGATTCATCTCGTCTCGGAAGCTACTGTCcgctttcaaaaaaagttcactgCACGTCCTTATATCATCACAGAGTTCGCGATTCTCTCGGGTCAGCCGCCGGATCTGGAACTGACTCTCGGTGTGTAACTTTTTCATCTCCAAATAACGTTTCCGCTGAGTCTGCAGCATATCGATCATTTTCTGCCGTTGATCATCCACTTCCGCGAACAAAGAGTTGCCCTTTTTGTTGGCATCGTCGGGAACACTGTTGAGCGCCGCCAGGTCAGCGTTGAGTCGCATGTTCTCTTCCTGCGTCGACTCCAGCATCGTTTGCAATTCCTCAAGCTCTTGCTTCTTTGCGCTAAGATTGTCCTCAATGCAGGCGAGTTTCTCTTTCAGGTTCTCCAATTTGCTCTCGGAATTGACCATCTGAAGCATTAGCGTATCAATTTTCTCCTGCTGATCGGAGACCAACTGCTTCAGTTCTTCATTTTCACGTTCCAGAAACGATTCCTTCTCCGTACTTAACGAGACATTGCCCGCAGTCGAATCTGCCTTCGAACCAGCCGACTCCAACTCTTCGATCTTTTCATTCAGTTGATTAATCTGCTGTTGCAAACTTTCGATGGTCGTTTCCTGAGCGGTATTTTGCTGCTTTAGTTCCGAGTTGGTCTCCTTTAGAGCGGTCAGTGACTGGGAATACCTTTCTCCAACTTTTtctaaacacagaaaaaaaaacgttcaaaacCATCACGTTCTGACATTCAGAAGCACCTCATAAACTCACCCAGCTCGACCTTGTGCACAGTGTCGATCGAGTCCAACTCCGCGGTCATGTAGGTGACCGATTCCTGCGCGGTTTGGTAGTTCCGGCGAAGTTCGTAGCTCGTTTGCAGCTCATCTTCGTATGTCCGTTTGAGCGTTTTGTAGGTTTCGGCCAACCGCCGGTACTGCTCCGCCAGTTCGTCTACGGTAAGCGAGTTCACGTCCGCGATAATTGTTTGGTTGGCACTCATAATAAGGCGCTAAATAAGTTACCATTTAAAATGGAAATAATTTAAACTTTACAAAATCAGTTGACGGTTGAATAtgcgttgtttttgtttgtgtgaCTTTCACCGTTGTAACCATGGATGCCGTATTGAGGGTTGAAAACTCTGCAGTAGACATTGTAGAAAATCGGCAACGTCAGTCCCGTCAGTCCAAAATTCTGCGCAAATTTTGTCACGaattcccagtcaaatcaatccgaattctgaaacggaatctaattagaatcgtacacaaattccgtttcaaacgcaacaaccggttcgaatacggttgttgcgtttgaaacgaaatttgtatacgattctaattagattccgtttcagaattcggtttgagttaactgggttgggtcctaaaatgaagcttcccagtcaaatcaatccgaattctgattGTTCTTATtcttattgtttacagcgataaagcctAGGGGTTAATCACTTCGAGTATATTGCATACGCGTGTCATACGCACCTAATATTCTCATTGTCTGCATACCGTATTGTCcgcaggcggacgtttgtcgtgcagttcagactcACTTGGCACACTTTTTCTAGTcaagttttgcgtaacgccagTCGAATCGGGCGAAAATCGGGCAAAATTTCTGCTGTCTGCTGCTGGCAacaaaatcaaccggttcaatcggttgaactgTGCACGACCGGTTGAACGCCAGAATTGCGCCCGCAATTTCCGACCGGGTATTCTAGTcaagttttgcgtaacgccagacAAATCTGGCGAAAATCGAGCAAAATTTCTGACAGCTGTCTGGCAacaaaatcaaccggttcaattGGTTGAACCGTGTacgaccggtttgtgtcatattcgaCAGAAATCTTGGTAGAAATCTGGGggaaattctgccagatggctggcgcAAGCCCCCATACGAACGCCAAAATTGTGTCCACCATTTCCGACCGGGGACCCAGTCaattcaattcgaattctgaaacggaatctagtTAAAATTTTGATCGATCTGATTGCGATGTTGTGCAAAGAATTTGCAGAGTTTGTAAAACtctacacacaaagaaaaaatacggtaaattaaaaaagatcgttcgttggattaaaagttcgcgttggtgaatattcgtagaaagttcaaactttttaatttaaaagttgaaaagttgttgATACTTTGATTCGAAGAAAAGATCAAACAAAAACGaaacgcgcagtatgggatttgacagcacgCATTTACCGAAAGTgtggcgcgtcgtttcgaggctatttttttcttgaccggttacttccgaagtgcgtataccgcttttaCTGTTGTGATGGTGTAGAATTTGAtgtgatattttgcaaaaaaaaaaaaacaacaattaaatTATGGAAACCATTTATACGGGAGAACATTTATTATACCTACgatttacaacttttttttttcggcaaACATAAATTAAAGCACAATCTCTAATGATGTGCCAGTTCATAAAACCATTTCCgactgccaaactgtcaaaaaaattgtttgttggAGAGTTTTGTTTGGTTGTTTGTCGTAGTCTGATAGCTCCTTGACTTGTTTTATTGCCgagaaaaatcgataaaaatatgTTACTAACTTGGTTACTAattaaaggctagtatgcagatcggaaggaaagagGAAAAGGAGAGGGAGaaatttcttggggcttttcttcaccctctctgacttgcttgcgctgccgctgctgcccatttgatttttttcttgaccggttcctttcgAAATGGCGGACGCATTTCTGGCGTTCGTCTAGGGGCTTGCGTCAGCAATCTGGCAGAATTTCCCCCAGATTTGCCCTAGAtttctgccatgatttctggcgaatatgacacaaaccggtcgggcacggttcaaccgattgaaccggtttATTTTGTTGCCAGACGGCTGGCTGAAATTTTgcccgattttcgccagattcgtctggcgttacgcaaaacttggctagaataagtgtgccaagtgtgtctgaactgcacgacaagcgtccgcctgcgccagacactcaaatttaccagattcccGATCGGAAATTGCGGACGCATTTCTGGCGTTCGTCTGAT
Encoded here:
- the LOC6035348 gene encoding protein Spindly; translated protein: MSANQTIIADVNSLTVDELAEQYRRLAETYKTLKRTYEDELQTSYELRRNYQTAQESVTYMTAELDSIDTVHKVELEKVGERYSQSLTALKETNSELKQQNTAQETTIESLQQQINQLNEKIEELESAGSKADSTAGNVSLSTEKESFLERENEELKQLVSDQQEKIDTLMLQMVNSESKLENLKEKLACIEDNLSAKKQELEELQTMLESTQEENMRLNADLAALNSVPDDANKKGNSLFAEVDDQRQKMIDMLQTQRKRYLEMKKLHTESQFQIRRLTRENRELCDDIRTCSELFLKADSSFRDEMNRQISQLTEEVQRLRDQLASTERLLVDRTGGTGWVDPFVAYYRNETNTLKTQLFQSQMAKRLVDEICFEAQQDLAKWRFEALKSRYTIINRESLLEEHEIAFPSFDSLQAGIHIDDNLIRQAKPHISFSMGTAKTDQKQSELDLLADLHIDVTIPAVDTLSKLKTPSLLLPPPPPPPPPAFTSAPTAKIKEEILTPLATPLVTPVQSPRSVKKEVRTAERSTPLVYRNLVFTPNDKPLSEKKNPPASEAVVAAAEGKENVPCAEPQQSQSQSKSWGWISEKRTKNNVVIRRFKFPDRKATPANEKQTEQ
- the LOC6035347 gene encoding 60S ribosomal protein L4 — its product is MSLTASRPLVSIYTEKNEAVKDKNIALPYVFKAPIRPDVVSEVSQLMRRNRRQPYAVSEAAGHQTSAESWGTGRAVARIPRVRGGGTHRSGQGAFGNMCRGGRMFAPTKTWRRWHRKINVNLKRYALVSAIAASGVPALVQSRGHVIDGLSELPLVVSDDVQKFQKTKQAVAFLRRSKVWADVQKVYKSQRLRAGRGKMRNRRRVQRRGPLVIYAKDEGLRKAFRNIPGVDTMKVTRLNLLKLAPGGHVGRLCVWTESAFAQLNEIYGTWKNKSTVKKDYNLPNPIMANTDLARLLKSDEIRKVLKPAKKTVHRHVRRLNPLTNTLQLVKLNPYAEVTKRRALLASKKRKYERIVASFKARKIELGKKNPALKFLASEKNREKQVAQNKETRAKKVATIKAEGKAKRFAKHRALENARRARKGKQPLKAAKAAAKK